A stretch of the Deltaproteobacteria bacterium genome encodes the following:
- a CDS encoding ATP-binding protein: MRNKTAITKNVKRLLVAAGSLQDRAQNVEGMSLISGRPGTGKTWACTFAGIKLEGYFVRAKSIWRPISMLADITSEMGGVPCGRTRPMFNYIVEKLMETGRPLFIDEADYLQDINLLDLVRDIYDSSRAPIFVIGEEKLRLKLSKNARFMRRVTQEVEFTAIDIDDARTVTNTVCEVAVADDLLEKLHDQAKGEIGLMANGLEAIESWARTNGKEGADLASWGKRKLFFTGTR; encoded by the coding sequence ATGAGAAATAAAACGGCAATCACAAAAAATGTAAAGCGGCTTCTGGTAGCGGCGGGATCTCTTCAGGATCGGGCTCAAAACGTGGAGGGTATGAGTTTAATTTCAGGCCGTCCCGGAACGGGCAAGACCTGGGCATGCACCTTTGCCGGTATCAAGCTGGAGGGGTATTTTGTACGCGCCAAATCAATCTGGCGGCCTATATCCATGCTGGCTGATATTACCAGTGAAATGGGCGGCGTACCCTGTGGGCGTACAAGGCCAATGTTTAATTACATTGTCGAAAAACTGATGGAAACAGGGAGGCCACTATTTATCGATGAGGCAGATTATCTCCAGGATATAAATCTGCTGGATCTGGTGAGGGACATTTATGATTCATCGAGAGCGCCCATATTTGTTATCGGTGAAGAAAAACTCAGGCTTAAGCTTTCCAAGAATGCACGTTTTATGAGGCGTGTCACTCAAGAGGTGGAGTTTACGGCTATCGATATTGATGATGCCCGTACCGTTACCAACACGGTCTGTGAAGTGGCTGTTGCCGATGATCTTCTTGAAAAGCTTCATGACCAGGCAAAGGGAGAAATCGGCCTTATGGCAAACGGCCTGGAGGCAATTGAGAGCTGGGCAAGGACTAATGGTAAAGAAGGGGCTGACCTTGCTAGCTGGGGAAAGAGGAAGCTCTTTTTTACAGGTACTCGCTAA